A genome region from Manis javanica isolate MJ-LG chromosome 3, MJ_LKY, whole genome shotgun sequence includes the following:
- the ECE2 gene encoding endothelin-converting enzyme 2 isoform X4, with protein MTTTGTPRSSGLPWRVICPHLRLVSGLCARTMVGFQKRKRQFLGSHTQMELVLAGVSLLLAALLLGCFVALGVQYHRDPSHSTCLTEACIRVAGKILESLDRGVSPCEDFYQFSCGGWIRRNPLPDGRSRWNTFNSLWDQNQAVLKHLLENTTFNSSSEAERKTQRFYLSCLQVERIEELGAQPLRDLIDKIGGWNITGPWDQDNFMEVLKAVAGTYRATPFFTVYISADSKSSNSNVIQVDQSGLFLPSRDYYLNRTANEKVLNAYLDYMEELGVLLGGQPASTREQMQQVLELEIQLANITVPQDQRRDEEKIYHKMSISELQALAPSMDWLEFLSFSLSPLELRDSEPVVVYGTDYLQQVSELISHTAPSILNNYLIWNLVQKTTSSLDHRFESAQEKLLETLYGTKKSCIPRWQTCISSTDDALGFALGALFVKATFDRQSKQIAEGMISEIRTAFEEALGQLVWMDEKTRRAAKEKADSIYDMIGFPDFILEPKELDDVYDGYEVSEDSFFQNMLNLYNFSAKVMADQLRKPPSRDQWSMTPQTVNAYYLPTKNEIVFPAGILQAPFYTRNHPKALNFGGIGVVMGHELTHAFDDQGREYDKEGNLRPWWQNESLAAFQNHTACMEEQYSQYQVNGERLNGRQTLGENIADNGGLKAAYNAYKTWLRKHGEEQQLPAVGLTNHQLFFVGFAQVWCSVRTPESSHEGLVTDPHSPARFRVLGTLSNSRDFLRHFGCPVGSPMNPGQLCEVW; from the exons aTGACGACGACTGGCACACCCAggagctctgggctgccctggagAGTCATCTGTCCCCACCTCCGCTTGGTCTCTGGCCTCTGCGCTAGGACTATG GTGGGAttccagaagagaaaaagacagtttTTGGGCTCGCACACCCAGATGGAGCTGGTCTTGGCAGGTGTCTCTCTACTGCTGGCTGCATTGCTTCTAGGCTGCTTTGTGGCTCTGGGGGTTCAGTACCACAGAG ACCCATCCCACAGTACCTGCCTCACAGAGGCCTGCATTCGAGTGGCTGGAAAAATCCTGGAGTCCCTGGACCGTGGAGTGAGCCCCTGTGAGGATTTTTACCAGTTCTCCTGTGGAGGCTGGATTCGGAGGAACCCCCTGCCTGATGGGCGTTCTCGCTGGAACACCTTCAACAGCCTCTGGGACCAGAACCAGGCTGTACTGAAGCACCTGCTTG AAAACACCACTTTCAACTCCAGCAGTGAAGCTGAGCGGAAGACACAGCGCTTCTACCTCTCCTGCCTGCAGGTGGAACGCATTGAGGAGCTGGGAGCCCAGCCCCTACGAGACCTCATTGACAAG ATCGGTGGTTGGAACATTACCGGACCCTGGGACCAGGACAACTTCATGGAGGTGCTGAAGGCAGTAGCAGGGACCTACAGGGCCACTCCCTTCTTCACTGTCTACATCAGTGCTGACTCTAAAAGTTCCAATAGCAATGTTATCCAG GTGGACCAGTCTGGGCTCTTTCTACCCTCTCGAGATTACTACCTAAACAGGACTGCCAATGAGAAA GTACTTAACGCCTACCTGGACTACATGGAGGAGCTAGGGGTGCTGCTGGGTGGACAGCCAGCCTCCACACGTGAGCAGATGCAGCAGGTGCTAGAGCTGGAGATACAACTGGCCAACATCACAGTGCCCCAGGACCAGCGGCGGGATGAGGAGAAGATCTATCACAAAATGAGCATCTCAGAGCTGCAG GCCCTGGCACCCTCTATGGACTGGCTGGAGTTCCTGTCTTTCTCGTTGTCACCATTGGAGCTGCGTGACTCTGAGCCTGTGGTGGTGTATGGGACAGATTACTTGCAGCAGGTGTCCGAGCTCATCAGCCACACGGCGCCAAG CATCCTGAACAATTACCTGATCTGGAACCTGGTGCAGAAGACAACCTCAAGCCTGGACCACCGCTTTGAGTCTGCACAAGAGAAGCTGCTGGAGACACTCTATGGCACCAAGAAG TCCTGCATACCAAGGTGGCAGACCTGCATCTCCAGCACAGATGATGCCCTTGGCTTCGCTTTGGGTGCCCTCTTTGTGAAGGCCACATTTGACCGGCAAAGCAAGCAAATT GCAGAGGGGATGATCAGCGAGATCAGGACTGCCTTTGAGGAGGCCCTGGGACAGCTGGTTTGGATGGATGAGAAGACCCGCCGGGCAGCCAAGGAGAAA GCAGACTCCATCTATGATATGATTGGTTTCCCGGACTTCATCTTGGAGCCCAAAGAGCTGGATGATGTTTATGATGGG TATGAAGTCTCTGAAGATTCCTTCTTCCAGAACATGTTGAATTTGTACAACTTCTCTGCTAAGGTGATGGCTGACCAGCTACGCAAGCCTCCCAGCCGGGACCA gtGGAGCATGACCCCCCAGACAGTGAATGCCTACTACCTTCCAACCAAGAATGAAATCGTCTTCCCTGCTGGCATCCTGCAGGCCCCCTTCTACACCCGCAACCACCCCAA GGCCCTGAACTTTGGTGGCATTGGCGTGGTGATGGGCCACGAGTTGACACACGCCTTTGATGACCAAG GGCGAGAATATGACAAGGAAGGAAACCTGCGGCCTTGGTGGCAGAATGAGTCCCTGGCAGCCTTCCAGAATCACACAGCCTGCATGGAAGAGCAGTACAGCCAGTACCAGGTCAACGGGGAGAGGCTCAACGGCCGCCAGACACTGGGGGAGAACATTGCTGACAACGGGGGGCTCAAGGCTGCCTACAAT GCTTACAAAACATGGCTGAGAAAGCATGGGGAGGAGCAGCAGCTGCCAGCCGTGGGGCTCACCAATCATCAGCTCTTCTTTGTGGGATTTGCCCAG GTGTGGTGCTCAGTCCGCACACCCGAGAGCTCTCATGAGGGGCTGGTCACCGACCCCCACAGCCCCGCCCGGTTCCGCGTGCTGGGCACCCTCTCCAACTCCCGGGACTTCCTGAGGCACTTCGGCTGCCCTGTTGGCTCCCCCATGAACCCAGGGCAGCTGTGTGAGGTTTGGTAG
- the ECE2 gene encoding endothelin-converting enzyme 2 isoform X1, whose protein sequence is MERRKGPRRFWKAARSAGVAGDSQLSRAGPELGLGAGRTAGRGGRAPPPNFTPSSGASPRRRGAGASGGGGGGARGCGSGCDGWRRRGRTGGRGRGPGEGQPPGALRGCLPQLHHERRAAGAGRRRRQRPSPGMTTTGTPRSSGLPWRVICPHLRLVSGLCARTMVGFQKRKRQFLGSHTQMELVLAGVSLLLAALLLGCFVALGVQYHRDPSHSTCLTEACIRVAGKILESLDRGVSPCEDFYQFSCGGWIRRNPLPDGRSRWNTFNSLWDQNQAVLKHLLENTTFNSSSEAERKTQRFYLSCLQVERIEELGAQPLRDLIDKIGGWNITGPWDQDNFMEVLKAVAGTYRATPFFTVYISADSKSSNSNVIQVDQSGLFLPSRDYYLNRTANEKVLNAYLDYMEELGVLLGGQPASTREQMQQVLELEIQLANITVPQDQRRDEEKIYHKMSISELQALAPSMDWLEFLSFSLSPLELRDSEPVVVYGTDYLQQVSELISHTAPSILNNYLIWNLVQKTTSSLDHRFESAQEKLLETLYGTKKSCIPRWQTCISSTDDALGFALGALFVKATFDRQSKQIAEGMISEIRTAFEEALGQLVWMDEKTRRAAKEKADSIYDMIGFPDFILEPKELDDVYDGYEVSEDSFFQNMLNLYNFSAKVMADQLRKPPSRDQWSMTPQTVNAYYLPTKNEIVFPAGILQAPFYTRNHPKALNFGGIGVVMGHELTHAFDDQGREYDKEGNLRPWWQNESLAAFQNHTACMEEQYSQYQVNGERLNGRQTLGENIADNGGLKAAYNAYKTWLRKHGEEQQLPAVGLTNHQLFFVGFAQVWCSVRTPESSHEGLVTDPHSPARFRVLGTLSNSRDFLRHFGCPVGSPMNPGQLCEVW, encoded by the exons ATGGAGAGGAGAAAGGGTCCCCGGCGTTTTTGGAAGGCGGCTCGCtcggctggggtggcaggggacTCTCAGCTCAGCAGGGCGGGCCCCGAGCTTGGTCTGGGCGCAGGGCGGACGGCAGGGAGAGGCGGGCGCGCTCCTCCCCCCAACTTTACCCCCTCCTCGGGCGCTTCGCCGCGGAGGAGGGGGGCCGGGGCaagcggcggcggcggtggcggagCGAGGGGCTGTGGCAGCGGCTGTGATGGCTGGCGGCGGCGGGGCCGGACCGGGGGCCGAGGCCGCGGCCCGGGCGAGGGCCAGCCGCCCGGAGCCCTGAGGGGCTGCCTGCCCCAACTCCACCATGAACGTCGCGCTGCAGGAgctgggcggcggcggcgacaAC gccccagccctggcaTGACGACGACTGGCACACCCAggagctctgggctgccctggagAGTCATCTGTCCCCACCTCCGCTTGGTCTCTGGCCTCTGCGCTAGGACTATG GTGGGAttccagaagagaaaaagacagtttTTGGGCTCGCACACCCAGATGGAGCTGGTCTTGGCAGGTGTCTCTCTACTGCTGGCTGCATTGCTTCTAGGCTGCTTTGTGGCTCTGGGGGTTCAGTACCACAGAG ACCCATCCCACAGTACCTGCCTCACAGAGGCCTGCATTCGAGTGGCTGGAAAAATCCTGGAGTCCCTGGACCGTGGAGTGAGCCCCTGTGAGGATTTTTACCAGTTCTCCTGTGGAGGCTGGATTCGGAGGAACCCCCTGCCTGATGGGCGTTCTCGCTGGAACACCTTCAACAGCCTCTGGGACCAGAACCAGGCTGTACTGAAGCACCTGCTTG AAAACACCACTTTCAACTCCAGCAGTGAAGCTGAGCGGAAGACACAGCGCTTCTACCTCTCCTGCCTGCAGGTGGAACGCATTGAGGAGCTGGGAGCCCAGCCCCTACGAGACCTCATTGACAAG ATCGGTGGTTGGAACATTACCGGACCCTGGGACCAGGACAACTTCATGGAGGTGCTGAAGGCAGTAGCAGGGACCTACAGGGCCACTCCCTTCTTCACTGTCTACATCAGTGCTGACTCTAAAAGTTCCAATAGCAATGTTATCCAG GTGGACCAGTCTGGGCTCTTTCTACCCTCTCGAGATTACTACCTAAACAGGACTGCCAATGAGAAA GTACTTAACGCCTACCTGGACTACATGGAGGAGCTAGGGGTGCTGCTGGGTGGACAGCCAGCCTCCACACGTGAGCAGATGCAGCAGGTGCTAGAGCTGGAGATACAACTGGCCAACATCACAGTGCCCCAGGACCAGCGGCGGGATGAGGAGAAGATCTATCACAAAATGAGCATCTCAGAGCTGCAG GCCCTGGCACCCTCTATGGACTGGCTGGAGTTCCTGTCTTTCTCGTTGTCACCATTGGAGCTGCGTGACTCTGAGCCTGTGGTGGTGTATGGGACAGATTACTTGCAGCAGGTGTCCGAGCTCATCAGCCACACGGCGCCAAG CATCCTGAACAATTACCTGATCTGGAACCTGGTGCAGAAGACAACCTCAAGCCTGGACCACCGCTTTGAGTCTGCACAAGAGAAGCTGCTGGAGACACTCTATGGCACCAAGAAG TCCTGCATACCAAGGTGGCAGACCTGCATCTCCAGCACAGATGATGCCCTTGGCTTCGCTTTGGGTGCCCTCTTTGTGAAGGCCACATTTGACCGGCAAAGCAAGCAAATT GCAGAGGGGATGATCAGCGAGATCAGGACTGCCTTTGAGGAGGCCCTGGGACAGCTGGTTTGGATGGATGAGAAGACCCGCCGGGCAGCCAAGGAGAAA GCAGACTCCATCTATGATATGATTGGTTTCCCGGACTTCATCTTGGAGCCCAAAGAGCTGGATGATGTTTATGATGGG TATGAAGTCTCTGAAGATTCCTTCTTCCAGAACATGTTGAATTTGTACAACTTCTCTGCTAAGGTGATGGCTGACCAGCTACGCAAGCCTCCCAGCCGGGACCA gtGGAGCATGACCCCCCAGACAGTGAATGCCTACTACCTTCCAACCAAGAATGAAATCGTCTTCCCTGCTGGCATCCTGCAGGCCCCCTTCTACACCCGCAACCACCCCAA GGCCCTGAACTTTGGTGGCATTGGCGTGGTGATGGGCCACGAGTTGACACACGCCTTTGATGACCAAG GGCGAGAATATGACAAGGAAGGAAACCTGCGGCCTTGGTGGCAGAATGAGTCCCTGGCAGCCTTCCAGAATCACACAGCCTGCATGGAAGAGCAGTACAGCCAGTACCAGGTCAACGGGGAGAGGCTCAACGGCCGCCAGACACTGGGGGAGAACATTGCTGACAACGGGGGGCTCAAGGCTGCCTACAAT GCTTACAAAACATGGCTGAGAAAGCATGGGGAGGAGCAGCAGCTGCCAGCCGTGGGGCTCACCAATCATCAGCTCTTCTTTGTGGGATTTGCCCAG GTGTGGTGCTCAGTCCGCACACCCGAGAGCTCTCATGAGGGGCTGGTCACCGACCCCCACAGCCCCGCCCGGTTCCGCGTGCTGGGCACCCTCTCCAACTCCCGGGACTTCCTGAGGCACTTCGGCTGCCCTGTTGGCTCCCCCATGAACCCAGGGCAGCTGTGTGAGGTTTGGTAG
- the ECE2 gene encoding endothelin-converting enzyme 2 isoform X5 — protein sequence MNVALQELGGGGDNVGFQKRKRQFLGSHTQMELVLAGVSLLLAALLLGCFVALGVQYHRDPSHSTCLTEACIRVAGKILESLDRGVSPCEDFYQFSCGGWIRRNPLPDGRSRWNTFNSLWDQNQAVLKHLLENTTFNSSSEAERKTQRFYLSCLQVERIEELGAQPLRDLIDKIGGWNITGPWDQDNFMEVLKAVAGTYRATPFFTVYISADSKSSNSNVIQVDQSGLFLPSRDYYLNRTANEKVLNAYLDYMEELGVLLGGQPASTREQMQQVLELEIQLANITVPQDQRRDEEKIYHKMSISELQALAPSMDWLEFLSFSLSPLELRDSEPVVVYGTDYLQQVSELISHTAPSILNNYLIWNLVQKTTSSLDHRFESAQEKLLETLYGTKKSCIPRWQTCISSTDDALGFALGALFVKATFDRQSKQIAEGMISEIRTAFEEALGQLVWMDEKTRRAAKEKADSIYDMIGFPDFILEPKELDDVYDGYEVSEDSFFQNMLNLYNFSAKVMADQLRKPPSRDQWSMTPQTVNAYYLPTKNEIVFPAGILQAPFYTRNHPKALNFGGIGVVMGHELTHAFDDQGREYDKEGNLRPWWQNESLAAFQNHTACMEEQYSQYQVNGERLNGRQTLGENIADNGGLKAAYNAYKTWLRKHGEEQQLPAVGLTNHQLFFVGFAQVWCSVRTPESSHEGLVTDPHSPARFRVLGTLSNSRDFLRHFGCPVGSPMNPGQLCEVW from the exons ATGAACGTCGCGCTGCAGGAgctgggcggcggcggcgacaAC GTGGGAttccagaagagaaaaagacagtttTTGGGCTCGCACACCCAGATGGAGCTGGTCTTGGCAGGTGTCTCTCTACTGCTGGCTGCATTGCTTCTAGGCTGCTTTGTGGCTCTGGGGGTTCAGTACCACAGAG ACCCATCCCACAGTACCTGCCTCACAGAGGCCTGCATTCGAGTGGCTGGAAAAATCCTGGAGTCCCTGGACCGTGGAGTGAGCCCCTGTGAGGATTTTTACCAGTTCTCCTGTGGAGGCTGGATTCGGAGGAACCCCCTGCCTGATGGGCGTTCTCGCTGGAACACCTTCAACAGCCTCTGGGACCAGAACCAGGCTGTACTGAAGCACCTGCTTG AAAACACCACTTTCAACTCCAGCAGTGAAGCTGAGCGGAAGACACAGCGCTTCTACCTCTCCTGCCTGCAGGTGGAACGCATTGAGGAGCTGGGAGCCCAGCCCCTACGAGACCTCATTGACAAG ATCGGTGGTTGGAACATTACCGGACCCTGGGACCAGGACAACTTCATGGAGGTGCTGAAGGCAGTAGCAGGGACCTACAGGGCCACTCCCTTCTTCACTGTCTACATCAGTGCTGACTCTAAAAGTTCCAATAGCAATGTTATCCAG GTGGACCAGTCTGGGCTCTTTCTACCCTCTCGAGATTACTACCTAAACAGGACTGCCAATGAGAAA GTACTTAACGCCTACCTGGACTACATGGAGGAGCTAGGGGTGCTGCTGGGTGGACAGCCAGCCTCCACACGTGAGCAGATGCAGCAGGTGCTAGAGCTGGAGATACAACTGGCCAACATCACAGTGCCCCAGGACCAGCGGCGGGATGAGGAGAAGATCTATCACAAAATGAGCATCTCAGAGCTGCAG GCCCTGGCACCCTCTATGGACTGGCTGGAGTTCCTGTCTTTCTCGTTGTCACCATTGGAGCTGCGTGACTCTGAGCCTGTGGTGGTGTATGGGACAGATTACTTGCAGCAGGTGTCCGAGCTCATCAGCCACACGGCGCCAAG CATCCTGAACAATTACCTGATCTGGAACCTGGTGCAGAAGACAACCTCAAGCCTGGACCACCGCTTTGAGTCTGCACAAGAGAAGCTGCTGGAGACACTCTATGGCACCAAGAAG TCCTGCATACCAAGGTGGCAGACCTGCATCTCCAGCACAGATGATGCCCTTGGCTTCGCTTTGGGTGCCCTCTTTGTGAAGGCCACATTTGACCGGCAAAGCAAGCAAATT GCAGAGGGGATGATCAGCGAGATCAGGACTGCCTTTGAGGAGGCCCTGGGACAGCTGGTTTGGATGGATGAGAAGACCCGCCGGGCAGCCAAGGAGAAA GCAGACTCCATCTATGATATGATTGGTTTCCCGGACTTCATCTTGGAGCCCAAAGAGCTGGATGATGTTTATGATGGG TATGAAGTCTCTGAAGATTCCTTCTTCCAGAACATGTTGAATTTGTACAACTTCTCTGCTAAGGTGATGGCTGACCAGCTACGCAAGCCTCCCAGCCGGGACCA gtGGAGCATGACCCCCCAGACAGTGAATGCCTACTACCTTCCAACCAAGAATGAAATCGTCTTCCCTGCTGGCATCCTGCAGGCCCCCTTCTACACCCGCAACCACCCCAA GGCCCTGAACTTTGGTGGCATTGGCGTGGTGATGGGCCACGAGTTGACACACGCCTTTGATGACCAAG GGCGAGAATATGACAAGGAAGGAAACCTGCGGCCTTGGTGGCAGAATGAGTCCCTGGCAGCCTTCCAGAATCACACAGCCTGCATGGAAGAGCAGTACAGCCAGTACCAGGTCAACGGGGAGAGGCTCAACGGCCGCCAGACACTGGGGGAGAACATTGCTGACAACGGGGGGCTCAAGGCTGCCTACAAT GCTTACAAAACATGGCTGAGAAAGCATGGGGAGGAGCAGCAGCTGCCAGCCGTGGGGCTCACCAATCATCAGCTCTTCTTTGTGGGATTTGCCCAG GTGTGGTGCTCAGTCCGCACACCCGAGAGCTCTCATGAGGGGCTGGTCACCGACCCCCACAGCCCCGCCCGGTTCCGCGTGCTGGGCACCCTCTCCAACTCCCGGGACTTCCTGAGGCACTTCGGCTGCCCTGTTGGCTCCCCCATGAACCCAGGGCAGCTGTGTGAGGTTTGGTAG
- the ECE2 gene encoding endothelin-converting enzyme 2 isoform X3: MNVALQELGGGGDNMVEYKRATLRDEDAPETPVEGGASPDAVEVGFQKRKRQFLGSHTQMELVLAGVSLLLAALLLGCFVALGVQYHRDPSHSTCLTEACIRVAGKILESLDRGVSPCEDFYQFSCGGWIRRNPLPDGRSRWNTFNSLWDQNQAVLKHLLENTTFNSSSEAERKTQRFYLSCLQVERIEELGAQPLRDLIDKIGGWNITGPWDQDNFMEVLKAVAGTYRATPFFTVYISADSKSSNSNVIQVDQSGLFLPSRDYYLNRTANEKVLNAYLDYMEELGVLLGGQPASTREQMQQVLELEIQLANITVPQDQRRDEEKIYHKMSISELQALAPSMDWLEFLSFSLSPLELRDSEPVVVYGTDYLQQVSELISHTAPSILNNYLIWNLVQKTTSSLDHRFESAQEKLLETLYGTKKSCIPRWQTCISSTDDALGFALGALFVKATFDRQSKQIAEGMISEIRTAFEEALGQLVWMDEKTRRAAKEKADSIYDMIGFPDFILEPKELDDVYDGYEVSEDSFFQNMLNLYNFSAKVMADQLRKPPSRDQWSMTPQTVNAYYLPTKNEIVFPAGILQAPFYTRNHPKALNFGGIGVVMGHELTHAFDDQGREYDKEGNLRPWWQNESLAAFQNHTACMEEQYSQYQVNGERLNGRQTLGENIADNGGLKAAYNAYKTWLRKHGEEQQLPAVGLTNHQLFFVGFAQVWCSVRTPESSHEGLVTDPHSPARFRVLGTLSNSRDFLRHFGCPVGSPMNPGQLCEVW; the protein is encoded by the exons ATGAACGTCGCGCTGCAGGAgctgggcggcggcggcgacaAC ATGGTGGAGTACAAACGGGCCACGCTGCGGGATGAAGACGCGCCTGAGACCCCCGTAGAGGGCGGGGCCTCCCCGGACGCCGTGGAG GTGGGAttccagaagagaaaaagacagtttTTGGGCTCGCACACCCAGATGGAGCTGGTCTTGGCAGGTGTCTCTCTACTGCTGGCTGCATTGCTTCTAGGCTGCTTTGTGGCTCTGGGGGTTCAGTACCACAGAG ACCCATCCCACAGTACCTGCCTCACAGAGGCCTGCATTCGAGTGGCTGGAAAAATCCTGGAGTCCCTGGACCGTGGAGTGAGCCCCTGTGAGGATTTTTACCAGTTCTCCTGTGGAGGCTGGATTCGGAGGAACCCCCTGCCTGATGGGCGTTCTCGCTGGAACACCTTCAACAGCCTCTGGGACCAGAACCAGGCTGTACTGAAGCACCTGCTTG AAAACACCACTTTCAACTCCAGCAGTGAAGCTGAGCGGAAGACACAGCGCTTCTACCTCTCCTGCCTGCAGGTGGAACGCATTGAGGAGCTGGGAGCCCAGCCCCTACGAGACCTCATTGACAAG ATCGGTGGTTGGAACATTACCGGACCCTGGGACCAGGACAACTTCATGGAGGTGCTGAAGGCAGTAGCAGGGACCTACAGGGCCACTCCCTTCTTCACTGTCTACATCAGTGCTGACTCTAAAAGTTCCAATAGCAATGTTATCCAG GTGGACCAGTCTGGGCTCTTTCTACCCTCTCGAGATTACTACCTAAACAGGACTGCCAATGAGAAA GTACTTAACGCCTACCTGGACTACATGGAGGAGCTAGGGGTGCTGCTGGGTGGACAGCCAGCCTCCACACGTGAGCAGATGCAGCAGGTGCTAGAGCTGGAGATACAACTGGCCAACATCACAGTGCCCCAGGACCAGCGGCGGGATGAGGAGAAGATCTATCACAAAATGAGCATCTCAGAGCTGCAG GCCCTGGCACCCTCTATGGACTGGCTGGAGTTCCTGTCTTTCTCGTTGTCACCATTGGAGCTGCGTGACTCTGAGCCTGTGGTGGTGTATGGGACAGATTACTTGCAGCAGGTGTCCGAGCTCATCAGCCACACGGCGCCAAG CATCCTGAACAATTACCTGATCTGGAACCTGGTGCAGAAGACAACCTCAAGCCTGGACCACCGCTTTGAGTCTGCACAAGAGAAGCTGCTGGAGACACTCTATGGCACCAAGAAG TCCTGCATACCAAGGTGGCAGACCTGCATCTCCAGCACAGATGATGCCCTTGGCTTCGCTTTGGGTGCCCTCTTTGTGAAGGCCACATTTGACCGGCAAAGCAAGCAAATT GCAGAGGGGATGATCAGCGAGATCAGGACTGCCTTTGAGGAGGCCCTGGGACAGCTGGTTTGGATGGATGAGAAGACCCGCCGGGCAGCCAAGGAGAAA GCAGACTCCATCTATGATATGATTGGTTTCCCGGACTTCATCTTGGAGCCCAAAGAGCTGGATGATGTTTATGATGGG TATGAAGTCTCTGAAGATTCCTTCTTCCAGAACATGTTGAATTTGTACAACTTCTCTGCTAAGGTGATGGCTGACCAGCTACGCAAGCCTCCCAGCCGGGACCA gtGGAGCATGACCCCCCAGACAGTGAATGCCTACTACCTTCCAACCAAGAATGAAATCGTCTTCCCTGCTGGCATCCTGCAGGCCCCCTTCTACACCCGCAACCACCCCAA GGCCCTGAACTTTGGTGGCATTGGCGTGGTGATGGGCCACGAGTTGACACACGCCTTTGATGACCAAG GGCGAGAATATGACAAGGAAGGAAACCTGCGGCCTTGGTGGCAGAATGAGTCCCTGGCAGCCTTCCAGAATCACACAGCCTGCATGGAAGAGCAGTACAGCCAGTACCAGGTCAACGGGGAGAGGCTCAACGGCCGCCAGACACTGGGGGAGAACATTGCTGACAACGGGGGGCTCAAGGCTGCCTACAAT GCTTACAAAACATGGCTGAGAAAGCATGGGGAGGAGCAGCAGCTGCCAGCCGTGGGGCTCACCAATCATCAGCTCTTCTTTGTGGGATTTGCCCAG GTGTGGTGCTCAGTCCGCACACCCGAGAGCTCTCATGAGGGGCTGGTCACCGACCCCCACAGCCCCGCCCGGTTCCGCGTGCTGGGCACCCTCTCCAACTCCCGGGACTTCCTGAGGCACTTCGGCTGCCCTGTTGGCTCCCCCATGAACCCAGGGCAGCTGTGTGAGGTTTGGTAG